Proteins from a genomic interval of Anaerohalosphaeraceae bacterium:
- a CDS encoding DUF502 domain-containing protein: MKGFFQFHVRRCILTGLLTVLPLLITLLVFQFLIRIIRNLFAPVLVHFFPDTPIWLKYGITFAAVLLFLYFLGLLTGHFLGRWFWTRFESILLKIPLLRSIYSASREVVLMFSNPEKKGYREVVLVEFPRPGMKAVGFITGTVNDEQGKLYYKVFIPTTPNPTSGFLEIVEARQLTTSNLTVEEGIQIIMSGGILGPQKMVLHASMESSDSVGISNSQRAPERSLS, translated from the coding sequence ATGAAAGGTTTCTTTCAATTTCATGTTCGAAGGTGTATTTTGACGGGTCTGCTGACGGTTCTGCCGCTGCTGATTACGCTGTTGGTTTTTCAGTTTTTGATACGGATTATACGGAATCTGTTTGCTCCCGTTCTGGTTCATTTTTTTCCGGATACGCCGATTTGGCTGAAGTACGGGATTACTTTTGCGGCGGTTCTGCTTTTTCTGTATTTTCTCGGGCTGCTGACGGGGCATTTTCTGGGGCGATGGTTTTGGACCCGATTTGAGTCGATTCTGCTGAAAATCCCGCTGCTGCGAAGCATCTACAGCGCTTCTCGAGAGGTTGTGCTGATGTTCTCCAATCCGGAAAAAAAGGGGTATCGGGAAGTGGTTCTGGTGGAGTTCCCGCGGCCTGGAATGAAGGCTGTCGGGTTCATCACCGGCACAGTGAACGATGAACAGGGGAAACTGTACTATAAAGTCTTCATTCCGACAACGCCGAATCCCACGAGCGGATTTCTCGAAATTGTTGAGGCGAGGCAGCTGACCACGTCGAATCTGACGGTGGAGGAAGGGATCCAGATTATCATGTCCGGCGGGATTCTCGGACCCCAGAAAATGGTTTTGCATGCCTCTATGGAGTCTTCCGATTCTGTTGGGATATCCAACTCGCAGCGGGCTCCGGAAAGGAGTTTGTCATGA
- a CDS encoding tetratricopeptide repeat protein, whose protein sequence is MNNKTSISYQIEQVRKMLEAGKPEQALDYLDRLDSNNHLIQNARGVCLMRLGQADSAIQILRDLAFRGQICIPSDTPPLFAANYATALLMKGYNQEALEILADLKPAHHPYIAALYDAIAEWKRGLTLFQKLCCRLKLYPKKPISLHVYPGSL, encoded by the coding sequence ATGAATAACAAAACATCGATTTCTTATCAAATTGAACAGGTTCGAAAGATGCTTGAAGCCGGAAAGCCGGAACAGGCGCTGGATTATCTGGACCGGCTGGATTCGAACAATCATCTGATTCAAAATGCACGGGGAGTCTGTCTGATGCGTCTGGGCCAGGCGGACTCGGCGATCCAGATTTTACGCGACCTGGCTTTTCGGGGGCAAATCTGTATTCCGTCGGATACCCCGCCGCTTTTTGCGGCCAATTATGCCACGGCGCTGCTGATGAAAGGATATAATCAGGAGGCCCTGGAGATTCTGGCTGATTTAAAACCGGCCCATCATCCGTATATTGCGGCCTTATATGATGCAATTGCAGAATGGAAACGGGGGCTTACCCTGTTCCAGAAACTGTGCTGCCGGCTGAAACTGTATCCCAAGAAGCCGATTTCTTTGCACGTTTATCCCGGCAGTCTATAA
- the nspC gene encoding carboxynorspermidine decarboxylase yields the protein MDPARVQTPCYVIDLGRLKNNLLLLGQVQQETGCRILLALKGFAAWSTFDLCRQYLSGAAASSLHEAKLAAEYFRKEVHLCAPAYRDDEMPEYLRIVDHIVFNSHTQWNRFRNSVQQAPRPIACGLRVNPMHSEVKTLIYDPCAPGSRLGIPPEQFRSEELDGISGLHFHTLCELNADSLVRTLAAVEKHFGTVIRRMKWMNFGGGHHITRPDYDVDLLCRTIRDFWQRYPNLEAIYLEPGEAIALHTGFLIASVLDIVHNQMDIAILDTSASAHMPDVLEMPYRPVITGAGLPGEKTYTYRLAGPTCLAGDVIGDYSFDKPLRVGDRLIFHDMAHYTMVKNTMFNGINLPDIVLYDPQQDRCILQRRFTYEDFKSRLS from the coding sequence ATGGACCCGGCACGGGTACAAACACCCTGTTATGTGATTGATTTGGGGCGGCTGAAAAACAATCTGCTTCTGCTCGGACAGGTGCAGCAGGAAACCGGGTGTCGGATTCTGCTGGCCTTAAAGGGATTTGCCGCCTGGAGCACGTTTGACTTGTGTCGGCAGTATCTGTCCGGGGCGGCGGCCAGCTCCCTGCACGAGGCCAAACTGGCGGCGGAGTATTTCCGCAAGGAAGTGCATCTGTGCGCTCCGGCCTATCGGGATGATGAGATGCCCGAATACCTGCGAATCGTTGACCATATTGTTTTTAATTCCCACACCCAGTGGAATCGTTTTCGGAATAGTGTTCAGCAAGCCCCCCGTCCGATTGCCTGCGGCCTCCGCGTCAACCCGATGCATTCAGAGGTGAAGACCCTCATTTATGACCCGTGTGCGCCCGGCTCCCGGCTGGGGATTCCGCCGGAGCAGTTTCGCTCGGAGGAGCTGGACGGCATCAGCGGTCTGCATTTTCATACACTCTGTGAATTGAATGCCGATTCGCTGGTTCGGACACTGGCGGCTGTTGAAAAGCATTTCGGCACGGTTATCCGGCGAATGAAATGGATGAATTTCGGCGGGGGACACCACATCACACGGCCGGATTATGATGTGGACCTTTTGTGCCGAACCATTCGGGATTTTTGGCAGCGGTATCCGAATCTGGAGGCGATTTATCTGGAGCCGGGGGAGGCCATCGCCCTGCATACCGGTTTTCTGATTGCAAGTGTGCTGGATATTGTGCACAACCAGATGGATATTGCGATTTTGGACACGTCGGCGTCGGCCCATATGCCGGATGTGCTGGAGATGCCGTATCGGCCGGTCATTACCGGAGCGGGTCTGCCGGGAGAAAAGACCTATACCTATCGGCTGGCCGGGCCGACTTGCCTGGCAGGCGATGTCATCGGCGATTATTCGTTTGACAAACCGCTCCGGGTTGGCGACCGACTGATTTTTCACGATATGGCTCACTATACGATGGTGAAGAATACGATGTTTAACGGCATCAACCTGCCGGACATTGTCCTTTACGACCCGCAGCAGGACCGCTGCATCCTTCAGCGGCGGTTTACTTACGAGGATTTTAAATCCCGCCTGTCCTGA
- a CDS encoding 30S ribosomal protein THX — MGKGDKRTKRGKLWRGTYGKMRRPAGQEKKDRIFPPMPQPAEQGTGSESK, encoded by the coding sequence ATGGGAAAAGGGGATAAGAGAACCAAACGCGGCAAACTGTGGAGAGGGACGTACGGCAAGATGCGTCGTCCGGCCGGCCAGGAAAAGAAAGATCGGATTTTCCCGCCGATGCCGCAGCCGGCGGAGCAGGGAACCGGCTCTGAAAGCAAATAG
- the dapB gene encoding 4-hydroxy-tetrahydrodipicolinate reductase produces MESTLIIHGAAGRMGKRLIALAFESGFWKVVGAVDHPEHPDIGKDAGLLAGCGNTGVVLSGRLEKKADVLIDFSLPAAAGETIAFCQKTKTALVMGTTGLTDAHLDLLRKAAQAIPIVQATNMSLGMNLLFSLVGRVAKSLGEDYDIEIVEAHHRHKKDAPSGSALSLAQSICEQTGRKYPDVLVHGREGKEALRQKGTIGMHAIRAGDIVGQHSVIYSTQGETVTLSHSAHSRDTFARGALSAARWLLGKTPGLYSMQDVLGLR; encoded by the coding sequence ATGGAATCGACACTGATTATACACGGAGCAGCCGGGCGGATGGGCAAACGTCTGATTGCCTTGGCGTTCGAGTCCGGCTTCTGGAAAGTAGTTGGAGCGGTGGACCATCCGGAGCATCCGGATATCGGAAAGGATGCTGGATTGCTGGCCGGATGCGGGAATACAGGGGTGGTTTTGTCCGGCAGACTGGAGAAAAAGGCGGATGTGTTGATTGATTTTTCTCTGCCTGCTGCGGCGGGGGAAACCATTGCGTTTTGCCAGAAGACCAAAACGGCTCTGGTGATGGGAACGACCGGACTTACCGATGCACATTTGGACCTGCTTCGAAAGGCCGCTCAAGCAATCCCGATTGTCCAGGCGACCAATATGAGTTTGGGAATGAACCTGCTGTTCAGCTTGGTGGGGCGAGTGGCCAAAAGTCTGGGGGAAGATTATGATATCGAGATTGTCGAGGCACATCATCGACATAAGAAAGACGCCCCCAGCGGTTCGGCCCTGTCGCTGGCCCAGTCCATTTGCGAGCAGACAGGTCGGAAATATCCGGATGTATTGGTTCACGGACGTGAGGGCAAAGAGGCCCTGCGTCAAAAGGGAACGATTGGGATGCATGCGATTCGGGCGGGTGATATTGTCGGTCAGCACAGTGTGATTTACAGCACACAGGGCGAAACGGTTACGCTTTCGCACTCCGCTCATAGTCGGGATACGTTTGCGCGAGGGGCTTTGAGTGCGGCTCGGTGGCTCTTGGGGAAGACCCCGGGGCTTTATTCGATGCAGGATGTTTTGGGACTTCGATGA
- a CDS encoding glycine zipper domain-containing protein, whose translation MRKAFFLTGLVFALSATLILTVGCESDAQTDALIGGAIGAGVGQAIGRDTEGTLIGAAVGAGAGYVIGAQSDKKKAEQQRQQEVYSQPVNQPAPTGSTETVWITNSNGSKTSVILRKEGDSWYGPKGERYDTKPTEEQLRAVYGF comes from the coding sequence ATGAGAAAAGCGTTTTTTTTGACAGGATTGGTATTCGCGCTTTCGGCGACCCTCATTCTGACAGTCGGCTGTGAAAGCGACGCCCAGACCGATGCTCTCATCGGCGGGGCTATAGGCGCAGGTGTCGGCCAGGCCATCGGGCGGGATACAGAGGGAACACTCATCGGTGCCGCGGTCGGAGCCGGAGCCGGTTATGTAATCGGTGCGCAATCCGACAAAAAGAAAGCCGAACAGCAGCGTCAGCAGGAAGTCTATTCCCAACCTGTTAACCAGCCGGCTCCAACAGGAAGCACCGAAACCGTCTGGATTACCAACAGCAACGGCTCCAAAACATCTGTGATTCTTCGAAAGGAAGGGGATTCCTGGTACGGTCCTAAAGGCGAACGATACGACACCAAGCCGACGGAAGAGCAGCTGCGGGCGGTATATGGATTTTAA
- the mutY gene encoding A/G-specific adenine glycosylase, giving the protein MSKNSKTPRPEEIRQALLRWWDQGHRDLPWRRTKDPYAVWLAEMMLQQTRIETVIPYYERFLRHFPTVESLARAKLDSVLKLWEGLGYYSRARHLHKAAQIIVREYGGRFPEKACELQKLPGVGRYTAGAVASIAFHQPAPLVDGNVIRVLCRLFCIRQAPTQSAVKKKLWQLAETLVCPQRPGDFNQSLMELGAVVCKPGLPDCRNCPLETFCLAKQKGLQAVLPKMPKSGKLPEYEIAVGIVLRNSRVLIAKRKAEGLLGGLWEFPGGKREAGETLEETAAREIREETGIAVSVGPCLTVVRHVYSHFKIVLHAFLCEYQNGKAEPLGCDAVKWVWTSRLKEYAFPAANHKIFQKLHSWVNKKRS; this is encoded by the coding sequence ATGTCGAAGAACTCAAAAACCCCCAGACCTGAAGAGATTCGACAGGCCCTGCTGCGCTGGTGGGATCAGGGGCACCGCGATTTGCCCTGGCGGCGGACAAAAGACCCTTATGCCGTCTGGCTGGCGGAAATGATGCTTCAGCAGACGCGCATCGAAACCGTCATTCCTTATTATGAACGCTTTTTGCGGCATTTCCCGACGGTTGAGTCGCTGGCGAGGGCCAAACTGGATTCGGTATTAAAACTGTGGGAGGGGCTGGGTTATTACAGCCGTGCCCGCCATCTGCACAAGGCCGCTCAAATCATTGTTCGGGAGTACGGCGGGCGGTTTCCGGAGAAGGCCTGCGAGCTGCAGAAGCTTCCCGGCGTCGGGCGTTATACCGCCGGAGCCGTGGCGAGCATCGCCTTCCATCAGCCGGCGCCGCTGGTGGACGGCAATGTCATTCGCGTCCTGTGTCGGCTGTTCTGCATCCGGCAGGCGCCGACACAATCCGCCGTCAAAAAGAAACTTTGGCAGCTGGCCGAAACGCTGGTTTGCCCCCAACGCCCGGGGGATTTCAACCAGTCGCTGATGGAGCTGGGGGCCGTTGTCTGCAAACCCGGCCTGCCGGATTGCCGGAATTGTCCGCTGGAGACGTTTTGTCTGGCCAAACAAAAGGGGCTTCAAGCCGTTCTTCCGAAAATGCCCAAAAGCGGCAAACTGCCCGAGTATGAAATTGCGGTTGGGATTGTCTTACGAAACAGCCGGGTCCTGATTGCCAAAAGAAAGGCCGAAGGGCTTTTGGGGGGATTGTGGGAGTTTCCCGGCGGCAAAAGAGAAGCGGGCGAGACGCTCGAGGAGACGGCGGCTCGCGAGATTCGAGAGGAGACGGGCATCGCGGTTTCCGTCGGGCCGTGTCTGACCGTGGTGCGGCACGTGTATTCTCACTTTAAGATTGTGCTGCATGCCTTTTTGTGTGAGTATCAAAACGGAAAAGCCGAGCCGCTCGGCTGTGATGCCGTCAAATGGGTCTGGACCAGCCGGTTAAAGGAATATGCTTTTCCGGCGGCCAATCACAAAATTTTTCAAAAACTGCATTCCTGGGTAAACAAAAAGCGGTCTTAA
- the scpB gene encoding SMC-Scp complex subunit ScpB produces the protein MENDLNEQDKIDNPIGRPEPAADLSTPSEDEPVSSEPPQAESEDFPQEMEASPAEEAALTPTLETVIEAVLFASDEPLKPAKLAEIAEAGTLKQIHQCVRDLNRKYREGGFSFRIERIAGGYQMMTLPVFNPWLSKLVKVRADNKLSPAALETLAIIAYKQPIIRADIEAIRGVASGEVIRNLMYKGLVKIVGRAEILGRPMQYGTTQKFLEVFGLNSLKDLPNVEELKNPQT, from the coding sequence ATGGAAAATGATTTAAACGAGCAGGATAAAATCGACAATCCAATAGGCCGGCCGGAGCCGGCCGCTGACCTTTCGACGCCGTCGGAGGATGAGCCGGTGTCCAGTGAGCCGCCGCAGGCGGAATCGGAGGATTTTCCTCAGGAGATGGAGGCATCGCCGGCGGAGGAAGCCGCGCTGACTCCCACGCTCGAAACCGTAATCGAGGCGGTGCTGTTTGCCAGTGATGAACCGCTCAAGCCTGCCAAGCTGGCGGAGATTGCCGAGGCGGGCACCCTCAAGCAGATTCACCAGTGTGTTCGGGACTTGAACCGCAAGTACCGAGAGGGCGGTTTTTCGTTCCGCATCGAAAGGATTGCCGGCGGGTACCAGATGATGACGCTGCCGGTCTTTAATCCGTGGCTGTCGAAGCTGGTGAAGGTCCGAGCGGACAACAAACTGTCGCCGGCGGCCCTGGAGACCCTGGCGATTATTGCCTACAAGCAGCCGATTATCCGGGCGGATATCGAGGCCATTCGCGGTGTGGCCAGCGGCGAGGTTATTCGCAATCTGATGTATAAGGGGCTGGTGAAGATTGTCGGCCGGGCGGAGATTCTGGGCCGGCCGATGCAGTACGGCACCACGCAGAAGTTCCTGGAAGTCTTCGGGCTGAACTCCCTTAAAGACCTGCCCAATGTCGAAGAACTCAAAAACCCCCAGACCTGA
- a CDS encoding Nif3-like dinuclear metal center hexameric protein, whose protein sequence is MKIEQIERLLEEIAPLKLAQEWDNVGFLLGDRRRDIKTILLTIDTTMAVVAEAKAAKADLILAYHPIIWDGLKKITADGPTAPVYALIREGIGVFSIHTAFDAVLGGVNDALAEILEIQDPKPLGDFVADPKGPQYKIVTFVPTDSVNQVAQALYEAGAGAIGHYSHCGFQTVGTGTFKPLKGANPTIGRRGKLEEVQEIRLETVVSADKVQAAVAALRRAHPYETPAFDVLRHYDVENRLGLGRFGRLRKPLSVQQVLERIRRAAGTKAVGIVGPQKRLVRRAAVCAGSCGKILSAVIDEGCDLYLTGELKHHQALAASEAGLTCLCLSHSNSERFALKILARKLKKHLRDVTIRLSKNDKDPFVWKMI, encoded by the coding sequence ATGAAAATCGAACAGATAGAACGGCTGCTGGAGGAAATTGCCCCGCTGAAACTGGCGCAGGAATGGGACAATGTCGGATTCCTGCTCGGTGACCGCAGGCGGGACATCAAAACCATCCTGCTGACGATTGATACGACGATGGCGGTTGTCGCAGAGGCCAAAGCTGCAAAAGCGGACCTGATTTTGGCCTATCATCCAATTATCTGGGACGGGCTGAAAAAGATTACCGCCGACGGGCCGACCGCGCCGGTTTATGCCCTGATTCGCGAGGGCATCGGTGTCTTTTCCATCCATACGGCGTTTGATGCCGTGCTGGGCGGTGTCAATGATGCGCTGGCGGAGATTCTTGAGATTCAGGACCCAAAACCCCTCGGAGATTTTGTCGCCGACCCCAAAGGACCCCAGTACAAGATTGTAACCTTTGTGCCGACGGACTCCGTCAATCAGGTTGCTCAGGCCCTTTACGAAGCCGGAGCCGGCGCCATCGGACATTACTCCCATTGCGGGTTTCAAACCGTCGGGACGGGGACATTCAAGCCCCTTAAAGGCGCCAACCCGACCATCGGGCGAAGGGGCAAACTGGAGGAAGTACAGGAAATCCGTCTGGAAACCGTCGTTTCCGCCGACAAGGTGCAGGCGGCTGTGGCCGCCCTTCGGAGGGCCCACCCCTATGAAACGCCGGCATTTGATGTGTTGCGGCATTATGATGTGGAAAACCGCCTCGGATTGGGCCGTTTCGGCAGACTGCGCAAGCCCCTTAGCGTTCAGCAGGTCCTCGAAAGAATTCGTCGGGCAGCCGGCACCAAAGCCGTCGGCATTGTCGGGCCGCAAAAGCGTCTTGTCCGCAGGGCGGCTGTGTGTGCCGGAAGCTGCGGAAAAATCTTAAGTGCCGTCATAGACGAAGGATGCGATTTGTACCTGACCGGGGAACTCAAGCATCATCAGGCCCTGGCGGCAAGCGAAGCCGGGCTGACCTGTCTGTGTCTGTCTCATTCCAATTCAGAACGATTTGCCCTGAAAATCCTGGCTCGGAAATTGAAAAAACACCTCCGAGATGTCACAATACGGCTCAGCAAAAACGATAAGGACCCGTTTGTATGGAAAATGATTTAA
- a CDS encoding aminotransferase class IV, producing the protein MEQVFLNGSLVPASQARIGIDDSSFLYGIGLFETMRAVGGRVFRFSDHWQRLADSAQALSIVNSYSKEEVQDAVGQVLRANQLTDARIRLTLTGGSLRAEENRRSTLLITATAFVPYPKEYFEKGVRVVITDYRQNPKDPFAGHKTTCYGPRLAALRVAHEKLAAEALWFTTENRLAEGCISNVFLVRQGKLLTPPLSTPVLPGIARKTVLELARQEKISTEERPLDINDLLAAEEVFLTNVIMTILPVIAVEGHTVGEGKPGPVTKSLTQKYEEKLRDSTL; encoded by the coding sequence ATGGAGCAGGTTTTTCTGAATGGTTCTCTTGTGCCCGCATCCCAGGCCCGAATCGGGATTGATGACAGCTCCTTTTTGTACGGAATCGGACTGTTTGAAACGATGCGGGCAGTTGGGGGGCGGGTGTTTCGCTTTTCGGACCATTGGCAGCGGCTGGCGGACTCCGCTCAGGCCCTCTCGATTGTGAATTCCTATTCGAAGGAGGAGGTACAGGATGCCGTTGGACAGGTCCTGCGGGCCAACCAGCTGACGGACGCCCGGATTCGTCTGACGCTGACCGGCGGCTCCCTGCGGGCCGAAGAAAACCGCCGCTCAACCCTGCTGATTACGGCCACGGCGTTTGTCCCTTATCCGAAGGAGTATTTCGAAAAAGGCGTGCGGGTAGTGATTACGGATTACCGCCAGAATCCCAAAGACCCCTTTGCAGGGCACAAAACGACCTGCTACGGGCCGCGTCTGGCGGCGCTGCGCGTTGCACACGAGAAACTGGCGGCTGAAGCCCTCTGGTTTACAACGGAAAACCGGCTGGCCGAGGGCTGCATCAGCAATGTTTTTTTGGTTCGGCAGGGCAAACTTCTCACGCCGCCGCTTTCCACACCGGTTCTGCCGGGCATCGCCCGAAAAACAGTGCTCGAGCTGGCCCGGCAGGAAAAGATTTCGACGGAAGAGCGTCCGCTGGACATCAATGACCTGCTGGCGGCCGAAGAGGTCTTTCTGACGAATGTGATTATGACAATTCTGCCGGTGATTGCGGTGGAAGGCCACACTGTCGGTGAAGGCAAACCCGGTCCAGTGACCAAGAGCTTGACGCAGAAATACGAAGAAAAACTTCGGGATTCGACTCTATGA
- the pabB gene encoding aminodeoxychorismate synthase component I, giving the protein MHPLHPKACRCFLRPIFSKAAVSQLYETISRKEFPAVWGGNDSVHHFSIFCAQPAAIFQAALNEPDLPARLERALSSYRLAEEVPVPQGVFCGGWMGYFAYELGRFFEKLPGQAQDDIQMPVVWLGFYDKAVLFHHNRQEYWLAAVEIEGGNISAEDKFAQLSGWLREAEHQDVPEIPFAADAERVRFTSRMSCQDYLAALERIRRYIYDGEVYQVNLTRRMESPFDGRPIDLFHWHSRWNPSPYAAYLAAEDWAVVSASPELFLQIRDRHICTRPMKGTRPRVSGPNAEERNRTAFRDLAESEKEQAELAMIVDLERNDLARVCVPGSRIVSQFRTIEEYATVYQAVAAIEGLLPRRNDPALFLEILRAVFPGGSVTGAPKIRAMEIIDELEPTARGVYTGAVGWLALNGDACLNVAIRTTVVKNGCVFLQTGGGIVADSQPQAEWEEMLLKARALQNAVQAVCSRPHRPAVFAVHPSGGRL; this is encoded by the coding sequence ATGCATCCGCTCCATCCCAAAGCGTGTCGGTGTTTTCTTCGTCCGATCTTTTCAAAGGCAGCTGTTTCCCAGCTCTATGAAACAATTTCCCGCAAAGAATTTCCGGCCGTTTGGGGCGGCAATGACTCGGTCCATCATTTCAGTATCTTTTGTGCTCAGCCCGCTGCGATTTTTCAGGCGGCTCTGAATGAGCCGGACCTGCCGGCTCGGCTGGAGCGGGCTCTTTCTTCGTACCGATTGGCCGAAGAGGTTCCTGTGCCTCAAGGGGTTTTTTGCGGGGGCTGGATGGGATATTTTGCCTATGAACTGGGGCGCTTTTTTGAAAAACTGCCGGGGCAGGCACAGGACGATATCCAAATGCCCGTCGTCTGGCTGGGCTTTTATGATAAGGCCGTTCTCTTCCATCATAACCGGCAGGAATATTGGCTGGCGGCGGTGGAGATAGAGGGGGGAAACATTTCCGCCGAAGACAAGTTTGCCCAACTGTCCGGCTGGCTGCGGGAGGCCGAACATCAGGATGTGCCGGAGATTCCTTTTGCGGCGGATGCCGAGCGCGTCCGGTTTACATCCCGAATGAGTTGTCAGGACTATCTGGCCGCTCTGGAGCGCATCCGCCGATACATTTATGACGGGGAGGTTTATCAGGTTAATTTGACCCGAAGGATGGAAAGTCCCTTCGACGGAAGACCCATCGACCTTTTTCACTGGCACAGCCGCTGGAACCCCAGCCCGTATGCGGCGTATCTGGCGGCCGAAGACTGGGCCGTCGTCAGCGCCTCGCCCGAATTGTTTTTGCAGATTCGCGACCGGCATATCTGCACGCGGCCGATGAAAGGAACCCGTCCGCGCGTCAGCGGGCCGAATGCGGAGGAACGGAATCGGACGGCGTTTCGGGATTTGGCGGAAAGTGAAAAAGAACAGGCCGAGCTGGCGATGATTGTGGATTTGGAGCGCAATGACCTGGCGCGGGTCTGTGTGCCCGGCAGCCGGATTGTCTCTCAGTTCCGTACGATTGAAGAATATGCCACCGTCTATCAGGCCGTTGCGGCCATAGAGGGGCTGCTCCCGCGGCGCAATGACCCGGCGCTCTTTTTGGAAATCCTTCGGGCGGTTTTTCCGGGCGGTTCGGTGACGGGAGCACCGAAAATCCGTGCGATGGAAATCATTGATGAACTGGAACCGACGGCTCGCGGAGTTTATACCGGCGCCGTCGGCTGGCTGGCATTGAACGGGGATGCCTGTCTGAATGTGGCCATCCGGACGACGGTCGTGAAAAACGGGTGTGTTTTCCTCCAGACCGGCGGGGGTATTGTCGCCGATTCCCAGCCGCAGGCGGAATGGGAGGAGATGCTGCTGAAAGCCCGGGCCCTGCAGAATGCGGTTCAGGCCGTATGCTCGCGGCCGCACAGGCCGGCGGTTTTTGCTGTTCATCCCAGCGGCGGCCGTTTATAG
- the deoC gene encoding deoxyribose-phosphate aldolase, protein MKTHQELAALMDHTLLSPTAVQADIRRLCQEAIEHRFAAVCVTGKWVSLAADLLRGSGVRTAAVVGFPLGTSSPRLKALEAQEAVMNGADELDMVADLAAIVEKDDKMLRRDIESVWKVCRQMNPPVVLKVIIESAALTDEQIVFACRIGQEIGVDFLKTSTGMHKAGGATVEHVRLMAQTAPRCRIKASGGIRTAQQALAMLEAGAARLGTSSSVQILQEFASAAK, encoded by the coding sequence GTGAAAACGCATCAGGAACTGGCGGCGCTGATGGACCATACCCTGCTGAGCCCTACAGCGGTTCAGGCGGATATTCGCCGGCTCTGTCAGGAGGCGATCGAGCATCGGTTTGCGGCGGTGTGCGTAACCGGCAAATGGGTGTCTCTGGCGGCGGACCTGCTGAGGGGCAGCGGAGTCCGTACGGCGGCGGTGGTCGGTTTTCCGCTGGGCACATCCAGTCCGCGGCTGAAGGCCCTCGAGGCCCAGGAGGCCGTTATGAACGGTGCGGACGAGCTGGATATGGTGGCGGATTTGGCTGCTATTGTGGAAAAAGACGACAAGATGCTCCGGCGAGATATTGAATCGGTCTGGAAGGTCTGTCGGCAGATGAACCCGCCGGTGGTGCTGAAGGTGATTATCGAGTCGGCGGCGCTGACGGACGAGCAGATTGTCTTTGCCTGCCGAATCGGTCAGGAGATTGGGGTTGATTTTCTCAAGACCAGCACCGGCATGCACAAGGCCGGCGGGGCGACGGTCGAACACGTACGGCTGATGGCTCAGACGGCCCCGCGATGCAGAATCAAGGCCTCCGGCGGCATCCGAACAGCCCAGCAGGCCCTGGCAATGCTCGAGGCGGGCGCCGCTCGATTAGGGACCTCCTCCTCCGTGCAGATTCTGCAGGAGTTTGCTTCTGCGGCGAAATAG